One Cryobacterium arcticum genomic window carries:
- a CDS encoding beta-propeller fold lactonase family protein, translating to MGGTRNYSSSAPLRPLPAEIWPRVQDPTPETGDRKYQMKVLMKKRTLLTAAVTAGVAAVVATTVVVASTSGNSDALAATHNNMVAGTIWVANEDSASLTAIDAATNTVATTLTGIDSPHNVQATQDGRSIWAVSGTTAMAVEIDSKSNEVRGAVPTGSMPAHVIVTPDETRTYTTNNADDTVSAFDIATMTTIATIPVGAGPHGLRSSPDGTSIYVANNKGTTLSVIDTATNTQIDEIEVGKLPAQVAFSPDGKFVYASLNGDNAVAKIDTNTRKRVSTLPVGVGPIQTFVSPDGQYLLVANQGTEEYPGTTVSVIDTDTFDFVRTVETGAGAHGVTIDPTSRHAYITNTFDDTVSVLDLKTLKVVASIPVGSMPNGITYSTQAAGIAPTVELDLKMNGTDGGGMGH from the coding sequence ATGGGCGGCACGAGAAATTACTCCTCTTCGGCTCCGCTGCGGCCATTGCCGGCGGAAATTTGGCCGCGCGTGCAGGATCCCACGCCTGAAACCGGCGACAGGAAATACCAAATGAAAGTACTCATGAAGAAACGCACTCTCTTAACTGCTGCAGTCACAGCCGGCGTCGCGGCCGTTGTCGCCACGACGGTAGTCGTTGCAAGCACCTCCGGAAATTCTGACGCGCTAGCGGCCACTCACAACAACATGGTCGCCGGCACCATTTGGGTCGCGAACGAAGACAGCGCCAGCCTCACCGCCATCGACGCTGCGACCAACACCGTGGCTACGACCCTCACCGGCATCGACAGCCCTCACAACGTGCAAGCCACGCAAGATGGTCGCTCCATCTGGGCGGTGAGCGGGACAACAGCGATGGCTGTAGAAATCGATTCAAAATCCAATGAGGTACGTGGTGCAGTGCCTACAGGTTCTATGCCGGCCCACGTCATCGTGACCCCCGACGAGACCCGCACATACACAACCAACAACGCCGACGACACCGTGTCAGCCTTCGACATCGCCACAATGACGACGATCGCCACGATCCCGGTAGGCGCCGGGCCTCACGGGCTGAGGTCAAGCCCAGACGGCACCAGCATTTACGTGGCGAATAACAAGGGAACCACGCTCAGTGTCATCGACACCGCTACCAACACCCAAATTGACGAGATCGAGGTGGGCAAATTGCCCGCACAGGTAGCATTCTCGCCCGATGGAAAGTTCGTTTACGCATCACTAAACGGCGACAACGCTGTAGCTAAGATCGACACCAATACCCGTAAACGCGTTTCCACACTTCCCGTGGGCGTAGGTCCAATCCAAACGTTCGTCAGCCCCGATGGTCAATACCTTCTGGTCGCCAACCAAGGCACAGAAGAGTATCCCGGCACAACTGTTTCCGTCATCGACACCGACACATTTGATTTTGTCCGCACCGTCGAGACCGGCGCCGGCGCGCATGGTGTCACCATCGACCCGACGAGTCGACACGCCTACATCACCAACACCTTCGACGACACGGTCTCGGTGCTCGACCTGAAAACGTTGAAAGTCGTTGCCAGTATCCCCGTCGGGTCAATGCCGAACGGGATCACCTATTCAACCCAGGCCGCGGGAATCGCGCCGACCGTAGAACTGGACCTGAAAATGAACGGCACCGATGGGGGCGGCATGGGGCACTGA
- a CDS encoding heavy metal translocating P-type ATPase, translating to MTSTIASAPIRTGGRVLAKPPSIFRTGARLPEVRWAGLSLLLFLVAWPLQLAGAPAPVWWTIFLGCYLAGGWEPAWAGITALRNKVLDVDLLMIVAAIAAASIGQVFDGALLIVIFATSGAIEALVTQRTADSVTSLLSLAPEQATRLTRTATGDALKIVDTAELGVGDLILVRPGERIGGDGVVVDGISEVDQAAMTGESVPVRRGPGQDVLSGTVNGTGAMTVRITSPASESVVARMVSLVAEASETKSTRALFVEKVEQRYSLGVVIATLIVFALPLVLGEDFRDSLLRAITFMIVASPCAVVLSTMPPLLAAIANAARHGILIKSATVMEAMGRTQLVAFDKTGTLTEGAPVVTGVTPALGSDSTTVLDLAAAVEQHSEHPLGRAIGRAAGADVTPAANFRALPGHGVEGIVAGQLVRVIQAGDEHADIIGTVVEVFVDGHLAGTITLEDALRADAAAAVAHTTAITAHPVHLLTGDNGRTAADIAQRTGITEVHSRLLPEDKAATVRRLESDGIPVLLVGDGVNDAPALASATIGVAMGRHGSDLALETADAVVIRDDLSTIPGAIELSRRAHRFIVANLVIAGAFIAVLVTWDLISTLPLPLAVAGHEGSTVIVGLNGLRLLRAKAWPDSLRPRAKESSPTAAIKQR from the coding sequence ATGACGAGCACCATCGCCTCAGCGCCCATCCGAACCGGTGGCCGCGTCCTCGCCAAGCCGCCGTCGATTTTCCGCACCGGTGCACGCCTGCCGGAAGTGCGCTGGGCGGGACTGTCGCTACTACTCTTCCTGGTCGCGTGGCCACTGCAGCTTGCGGGCGCTCCGGCACCGGTCTGGTGGACGATTTTCCTGGGTTGTTATCTCGCGGGCGGCTGGGAGCCGGCCTGGGCAGGCATCACCGCGCTGCGAAACAAAGTACTCGATGTCGACTTACTGATGATCGTCGCGGCGATCGCCGCGGCATCAATTGGGCAAGTCTTCGACGGGGCGCTGCTCATCGTCATCTTCGCGACCAGCGGTGCCATAGAAGCCCTCGTCACCCAGCGAACTGCTGACTCGGTGACCAGCCTCCTCTCCCTCGCCCCCGAACAAGCGACCCGGCTCACCCGGACTGCCACGGGCGACGCGCTGAAGATCGTCGATACCGCGGAGCTCGGCGTGGGGGACCTCATCCTTGTCCGTCCGGGCGAGCGTATCGGTGGTGACGGCGTCGTCGTCGATGGGATCAGTGAAGTCGACCAAGCAGCGATGACTGGCGAATCTGTGCCCGTGCGCCGGGGACCGGGGCAGGACGTCCTTTCCGGGACTGTCAACGGCACGGGAGCGATGACGGTGCGGATCACCAGTCCGGCGAGTGAGTCTGTCGTCGCCCGGATGGTGTCCCTCGTCGCGGAAGCCTCGGAGACCAAGTCGACGCGAGCACTGTTCGTCGAGAAGGTGGAACAGCGGTACTCGCTCGGCGTCGTGATCGCCACCCTCATCGTCTTCGCCCTTCCCCTGGTGCTCGGGGAGGACTTCCGAGATTCTCTTCTGCGGGCGATCACGTTCATGATCGTTGCCTCGCCCTGCGCCGTTGTACTTTCCACGATGCCGCCGCTGCTTGCGGCTATTGCCAACGCCGCCCGCCACGGCATTCTTATCAAGTCCGCCACGGTCATGGAGGCCATGGGGCGAACACAGCTGGTTGCTTTCGACAAGACCGGAACCCTGACCGAAGGAGCACCGGTCGTCACCGGCGTCACCCCCGCCTTGGGGAGCGATTCGACTACAGTGCTTGATCTCGCGGCTGCGGTCGAGCAGCACAGTGAGCACCCGCTCGGCCGCGCTATCGGTCGCGCTGCCGGGGCGGATGTGACTCCCGCAGCGAACTTCCGTGCCCTCCCTGGACACGGTGTCGAGGGAATCGTCGCCGGTCAGCTGGTGCGCGTGATCCAGGCGGGTGACGAGCACGCGGACATCATCGGCACGGTCGTCGAGGTATTCGTCGACGGACACCTTGCCGGGACAATCACCCTGGAAGACGCACTCCGCGCCGACGCAGCGGCGGCCGTGGCTCACACCACCGCGATCACCGCCCATCCGGTGCACCTGCTCACCGGCGACAACGGGCGCACCGCCGCGGATATCGCCCAGCGGACAGGCATAACCGAAGTGCACTCGCGCCTGCTTCCGGAGGACAAAGCGGCAACCGTCCGCCGGCTCGAAAGCGACGGTATCCCGGTGCTCCTGGTCGGCGACGGGGTTAACGACGCGCCAGCTCTCGCGTCGGCGACCATCGGTGTTGCCATGGGACGCCACGGCTCCGACCTCGCCCTCGAAACAGCCGACGCTGTCGTCATCCGAGACGACCTCTCCACCATTCCCGGAGCTATCGAACTCTCCCGCAGGGCACACCGGTTTATCGTGGCCAACCTCGTCATCGCGGGTGCTTTCATTGCGGTCCTTGTGACCTGGGACCTCATCTCTACCCTGCCTTTGCCCCTGGCGGTTGCCGGCCACGAAGGCTCCACGGTCATCGTCGGCCTCAACGGACTACGGCTTCTCCGCGCAAAAGCGTGGCCTGACTCACTCAGGCCGCGGGCTAAGGAGTCCTCTCCCACCGCAGCGATCAAGCAGCGCTGA
- a CDS encoding cytochrome c biogenesis CcdA family protein, translating into MEQVLLSTTILASFLGGIVALLAPCCVSVMLPAFFASSFRRRGQILGMTLVFAAGVGTIILPIALGAAIVSRALAQYHFWIFSVVGIAMVVVGVATLVGWKLMLPMPSGKSSGSGIGSVYGLGVFSGAASACCAPVLAGVAAMSGAASSISTAALVGIAYVFGMVAPLCVLALVWDRKDWSNSRLLTARTVALWPGGRRLPLSSLLSGGLMLGMGIVTMIIAVRGIGMAPDGWQVRVTAWLNHAAVVIQQSIGFIPGWLSALVVFAALATLVWKALRARRQQAGHTASATEPDTSEQVTAGATTPACHDNAKESQ; encoded by the coding sequence ATGGAGCAGGTCCTGCTCTCCACCACGATTCTCGCCTCGTTCTTAGGCGGTATCGTCGCCCTGTTGGCCCCGTGTTGTGTGTCGGTGATGTTGCCGGCGTTTTTCGCGTCCAGCTTCCGCCGTCGTGGTCAGATCCTGGGCATGACATTGGTTTTCGCTGCAGGTGTCGGCACGATCATCCTGCCCATTGCGTTGGGGGCCGCGATCGTGAGCCGAGCCCTGGCGCAGTACCACTTCTGGATCTTCAGCGTCGTGGGAATCGCCATGGTCGTTGTGGGCGTCGCCACGCTGGTGGGGTGGAAGTTGATGCTCCCGATGCCATCAGGGAAAAGTTCCGGGTCAGGCATCGGTTCCGTATACGGCCTGGGCGTGTTCTCTGGCGCGGCCAGTGCCTGTTGTGCACCAGTCCTGGCCGGAGTCGCCGCCATGTCTGGGGCAGCGTCGTCCATCTCTACCGCTGCGCTGGTGGGAATTGCTTACGTCTTCGGCATGGTCGCCCCGCTCTGCGTCCTTGCGCTGGTGTGGGATCGGAAGGACTGGAGCAACAGCCGGCTGCTCACGGCGCGCACTGTCGCCCTGTGGCCCGGCGGACGTCGGCTGCCGCTGTCGAGCTTGTTGTCCGGTGGCTTGATGCTCGGGATGGGTATCGTCACCATGATCATCGCGGTTCGCGGCATCGGCATGGCGCCCGACGGCTGGCAGGTGCGAGTCACCGCCTGGCTCAACCACGCAGCTGTGGTTATTCAGCAGTCCATCGGCTTCATCCCCGGCTGGCTCTCGGCCCTCGTGGTCTTCGCTGCCCTGGCCACCTTGGTGTGGAAGGCGCTGCGAGCCCGACGCCAACAGGCCGGTCACACCGCTTCGGCGACAGAGCCAGATACGTCAGAGCAGGTTACGGCCGGTGCGACCACTCCGGCCTGTCACGACAATGCAAAGGAATCACAGTAA
- a CDS encoding SHOCT domain-containing protein, protein MMGNYAGGMGGASWILMGLLWVTLIVAIVWMIVGMVTQPRHATTSAAAQEFRTDSPADILKRRLARGEIDTTTYEELSSVMGKVR, encoded by the coding sequence ATGATGGGAAATTATGCGGGCGGAATGGGCGGGGCTAGTTGGATCCTGATGGGTCTGCTTTGGGTGACATTGATCGTCGCCATTGTCTGGATGATCGTGGGAATGGTCACTCAGCCCAGGCACGCAACTACGTCGGCAGCGGCACAAGAATTTAGGACCGACTCTCCAGCAGACATCCTGAAGCGCCGGCTGGCCCGAGGTGAGATCGACACCACTACCTACGAAGAACTGAGTTCCGTGATGGGCAAGGTGCGCTAA
- a CDS encoding DUF3105 domain-containing protein, whose translation MQLNSARNAGRQAIVEAARGQIKKDERRRKILVFGSGAVLVAAVLATVGVVVFGSPQAESDDNSAAGSTIEGVESFSGLSREHVLSTVAFPELPPVGGDHSEDLTNCGVYTQPVDTWRAVHSLEHGAVWVTYRSDLPASELEVLASNAAANSYEILSPYPDLPAPIIATAWGKQLQIKSASDPRLGEFLSTYLQGPQTPEPGAPCSGGIQG comes from the coding sequence ATGCAATTGAATAGCGCAAGAAATGCTGGCCGTCAGGCGATCGTAGAAGCGGCTCGGGGGCAAATCAAGAAGGACGAGCGGCGCCGGAAGATCTTGGTTTTCGGGTCAGGTGCCGTCCTCGTTGCCGCCGTATTAGCGACGGTCGGAGTCGTTGTCTTCGGGAGCCCGCAGGCAGAGTCAGATGACAACTCTGCGGCGGGCTCGACAATCGAGGGAGTGGAGAGCTTTTCAGGGCTCAGCCGCGAGCACGTGCTCAGCACGGTCGCCTTCCCGGAGTTGCCACCGGTAGGTGGGGACCATTCCGAGGATCTCACTAACTGTGGGGTATACACGCAGCCGGTGGACACGTGGCGTGCCGTCCATTCCCTTGAGCACGGTGCCGTGTGGGTGACGTACCGAAGTGACCTGCCCGCATCTGAGCTTGAGGTCCTCGCCTCCAACGCAGCAGCGAACTCGTATGAGATCTTGAGCCCGTATCCCGACCTGCCGGCACCGATCATCGCGACAGCATGGGGTAAGCAACTCCAGATCAAAAGCGCCAGCGACCCGCGACTGGGCGAATTCCTCTCCACCTACCTGCAGGGCCCACAAACCCCCGAACCTGGCGCTCCCTGCTCTGGAGGGATCCAAGGCTGA
- a CDS encoding ArsR/SmtB family transcription factor gives MDADKQICGRLPESDFVELAVEIFTMLADATRVRLILALNDARELSVNSLAEIVDKTPASVSQHLAKMRLARIVSTRQEGTKVFYRLENEHASQLVRDAIFQAEHSLGGTPRHHHLDLATTGSETASA, from the coding sequence ATGGATGCAGACAAGCAGATTTGTGGACGGTTGCCCGAGAGCGACTTCGTGGAGCTCGCAGTGGAGATCTTCACGATGCTGGCAGATGCCACGAGGGTGCGCCTGATTCTGGCGCTCAACGATGCCCGCGAGTTGTCGGTGAACAGCCTTGCCGAGATTGTCGATAAGACTCCGGCGTCGGTGTCTCAGCATCTTGCCAAGATGCGTCTGGCCCGAATTGTTTCCACCCGCCAGGAAGGGACCAAGGTGTTCTACCGCCTCGAGAACGAGCACGCCTCCCAGCTGGTTCGCGATGCGATCTTCCAAGCTGAGCACAGCCTGGGGGGCACCCCCCGCCACCACCACCTCGATCTCGCCACCACAGGCTCGGAGACCGCCAGCGCATGA